Proteins encoded by one window of Fusarium graminearum PH-1 chromosome 1, whole genome shotgun sequence:
- a CDS encoding 60S ribosomal protein L19, producing MVNLRTQKRLASAVIGCGERKIWLDPNEQSEISNANSRQTIRKLISDGLIIRKPVTQHSRSRARELNLARREGRHRGYGKRKGTADARMPSQVLWMRRLRVLRRLLVKYRASGKIDKHLYHELYHSSKGNAFKHKRALVEHIHRAKAEKARETALQEEMDAKRAKNKAARERKQERAAAKRNALLAEE from the exons AT GGTCAACCTGCGAACTCAGAAGCGCCTGGCCTCAGCGGTCATCGGCTGTGGCGAGCGCAAGATCTGGCTCGACCCCAACGAGCAGAGCGAGATCTCCAACGCCAACTCTCGCCAGACCATCCGAAAGCTCATCTCCGATGGCCTTATCATCCGAAAGCCCGTCACCCAGCACTCGCGATCGCGCGCCCGCGAGCTGAACCTCGCCCGACGAGAGGGCCGACACCGTGGTTACGGTAAGCGTAAGGGTACCGCCGATGCCCGTATGCCCAGCCAGGTCCTCTGGATGCGCCGCCTCCGAGTCCTCCGCCGTCTTTTGGTCAAGTACCGTGCCAGCGGAAAGATCGACAAGCACCTCTACCACGAGCTGTaccacagcagcaagggTAACGCCTTCAAGCACAAGCGTGCCCTAGTTGAGCAC ATTCACCgtgccaaggctgagaaggcccGCGAGACCGCCCTCcaggaggagatggatgccAAGCGTGCGAAGAACAAGGCTGCCCGTGAGCGCAAGCAGGAGCGTGCGGCGGCGAAGCGAAATGCCCTCCTTGCCGAGGAATAA
- a CDS encoding serine hydroxymethyltransferase, producing MSLTGVRGTSRVLRTIAKPVAISATCTRPASSLAVEDQQQALSAHLNKADPAVFDIIEKEKNRQKHFINLIPSENFTSQAVLDALGSVMQNKYSEGYPGARYYGGNEFIDQSERLCQQRALESFGLDPKQWGVNVQALSGAPANLYVYSALLNTHDRLMGLDLPHGGHLSHGYQTLTKKISAISKYFETLPYRLNETTGYIDYEKLDEVASVYRPKIIVAGASAYSRLIDYQRMREICDKVNAYLLADIAHISGLVAAKVIPGPFAHADIVTTTSHKSLRGPRGAMIFYRKGIRRQHPKTKEDILYDLEGPINNSVFPGHQGGPHNHTITALAVALKQAQTPEFQAYQSQVLKNAKAFAKRLSEPKGKGGLGYKLVSGGTDNHLVLADLKPHGIDGGRVERVLELVGVAANKNTVPGDRSALVPGGLRMGTPAMTTRGFNEDDFVRVADVVDRAVTIASRIDKAARKAAEEKGDKSPGKIKVFLEHLGDGETQSEIVQLRSEVEDWVGTYPVPWNTSQ from the exons ATGTCTCTCACAGGCGTGAGAGGCACCTCCCGTGTCTTGCGTACCATTGCGAAGCCAGTAGCCATATCAGCAACATGTACTCGCCCAGCTTCTTCATTAGCCGTCGAGGATCAGCAGCAG GCTCTCTCAGCTCACCTGAACAAAGCTGACCCCGCCGTCTTTGACATTATCGAGAAG GAGAAGAATCGCCAGAAACACTTCATAAACCTGATCCCTTCCGAGAACTTCACCTCACAGGCTGTACTGGATGCTCTGGGCAGTGTGATGCAAA ACAAATACTCAGAAGGGTATCCAGGCGCCCGATATTACGGCGGTAACGAATTCATCGATCAATCCGaaagactttgtcaacaacGCGCTCTGGAATCATTCGGCCTCGATCCGAAACAATGGGGGGTGAACGTTCAAG CTCTGTCCGGCGCACCTGCCAATCTCTACGTTTATTCCGCTTTGCTCAATACACACGACCGGCTAATGGGTCTGGATCTACCGCATGGTGGCCATTTATCGCACGGGTACCAAACACTGACCAAAAAGATCTCTGCCATTTCAAAGTACTTCGAAACTCTACCATACCGGTTGAATGAAACGACTGGATACATTGATTACGAAAAACTGGATGAGGTGGCGAGCGTATACAGACCAAAGATTATCGTTGCTGGCGCAAGTGCATACAGTCGACTTATTGACTATCAGCGTATGCGAGAGATCTGTGACAAGGTCAACGCCTACCTTCTTGCCGATATCGCTCACATTTCTGGTCTAGTTGCAGCCAAAGTCATTCCTGGACCTTTCGCACATGCAGATATTGTAACTACTACAAGCCATAAAAGTTTACGAGGACCCCGAGGTGCCATGATCTTTTACAGAAAGGGCATTCGAAGACAACACCCTAAAACCAAGGAGGATATCCTATACGACCTCGAAGGTCCAATCAACAATTCCGTCTTCCCCGGTCACCAAGGCGGTCCTCACAACCACACAATTACAGCCCTCGCCGTGGCTCTCAAGCAGGCCCAAACTCCTGAGTTCCAAGCTTATCAGTCTCAAGTGCTAAAGAATGCAAAGGCATTCGCGAAACGGTTGAGTGAACCCAAGGGCAAAGGCGGCTTAGGTTACAAGCTTGTTAGTGGGGGGACAGACAACCACTTGGTCCTCGCCGACCTGAAACCACACGGCATCGATGGTGGTCGAGTAGAACGCGTGCTGGAACTAGTTGGCGTCGCAGCCAACAAAAACACAGTCCCTGGAGATCGTTCTGCTTTGGTTCCTGGCGGTCTTCGCATGGGTACACCTGCCATGACCACGCGCGGCTTTAACGAGGACGATTTCGTCCGCGTcgctgatgttgttgatcgCGCTGTCACTATCGCTTCTCGCATTGACAAGGCCGCCCGGAAGGCGGCGGAGGAGAAGGGCGATAAGAGTCCTGGTAAGATAAAGGTTTTTCTAGAGCATCTCGGCGATGGTGAGACACAATCCGAAATCGTTCAGCTGCGAAGCGAGGTCGAGGATTGGGTAGGCACATACCCTGTACCATGGAACACGTCACAATAA